The Quercus lobata isolate SW786 chromosome 4, ValleyOak3.0 Primary Assembly, whole genome shotgun sequence genome segment acaaatatgtttgaatattgaatatatgattatatatatatatatatatatatatgtaagaatatagaaatatcacaaagatatgatcacccaggaaaccaaaccggtaaaaacctagggaggatttgacctagctatcctcaaggtaaacttgaatccactatcttgaaagaatcgaagttcatacaaaaagacttacaagcccccacgctcgacttcttattgctaccaaccagtaaaacttactaacatgaccacgtgcaagctccgaatccatggactccttctttcttggattcaccacctgatacaagcacacccgcttgtgttttcttgaAGCTTCAATGGCAACAACCAAGTtaatcatcaaggtgtagataatattttctccttgaaaaccctaagtttgtgtaaaggaaagctcctctagatctcataagagatttacacaaactgcaatatgagcaacactaaaacatggctgaggtttgccttttatacttaggacaaattaaaaaaccctaaaatgttttaaacaactaaggctgagttggaaatctgtaaaaaaaaacattctgcccgagtttcaatcgatcgagtctaagcttcgatcaatcgagccaagCCGAAATGCATAATGCTTTCTGCATTAGCTCAATTCCAACTCTACACAaaacatacaactttgagcaagacaaaaacacttctaaacacattgttttgattatagtttgccaacaatacacattagagttctaaatacataaatacctaagtttttagaacctaacactttGCTTTACCTATGatttttcttcctcattttaatttttgtacctcAAATTCACATCCCTGCTAATGGTGGATTTAATCTCAATGCTTAGGTTTGCCATGAAGATTAAATGGAATTACTCCTGTTCCGTCTCTGCACTCACACCCCGTccttaaacaaaaagaaatacaagaaGATAATAAGCATGATACATGGACTCATACTCTCTCTGATTTGACTCTTACTCAGAAGCTCATCCACCTGCCCCTATAGAATTTGAACCTTTTGAAGATTCATCATGTATGTAACGACCccgccccaactgtgtagatattgtccactttggaGCCCATACtcctcatggttttgttcttcctcaggttgcgctggggaaaaggcctctacacattaaagggaaatcattccttataaatacattctcatgtgcttccctaggcgatgtgggattccatggaatgtaaGACCCCacttttgggtcactacaatccaccccccttacgggcacacgcgtcctcgcgtgtggggcccacacttccggttagggcatggctctgataccatctgtaacgacCCCGCCCCAACTGTGTATATATTGTCCACTTTGGAGCCCATACTCCTCAtggtgatgccccaatttgtttgattatgtgatgtgtgtgggagtgtgatgagtcccacatcgagtatttactaggttgaactagactttattaacaactacaaggagcctcaattgtgactagtccttttgaggtatagcgcagatgtggctagcacttttccttgggtcgttacatatggtatcagagccggcccggtAATCCTGTGTGGgttcagagacactaccccacaaagtgggtcctaacgaggacgttagggatttaagtgggggagattgtgataccccaatttgattgattgtgtgatgtgtggaggtgtgtgatgagtcccacatcgggtatttactaggtagatctgggctttattaacaactacaaggagtctcatttgtgactagtccttttgaggtatagcgcagatgtggctagcgcttttccttgggtcgttacatatgggctccaaagtggacaatatctacacagttggggcggggtcgttacagatggtatcagagctggTCCGGTAACcccgtgtgggctcagagacactaccccacaaagtgggtcCTAACGAGGacattagggatttaagtgggggagattgtgataccccaatttgattgattgtgtgatgtgtggaggtgtgtgatgagtcccacatcgggtatttactaggtagatctgggctttattaacaactacaaggagtctcatttgtgactagtccttttgaggtatagcgcagatgtggctagcgcttttccttgggtcgttacatatgggctccaaagtggacaatatctacacagttggggcggggtcgttacagatggtatcagagctggTCCGGTAACcccgtgtgggctcagagacactaccccacaaagtgggtcCTAACGAGGacattagggatttaagtgggggagattgtgataccccaatttgattgattgtgtgatgtgtggaggtgtgtgatgagtcccacatcgggtatttactaggtagatctgggctttattaacaactacaaggagtctcatttgtgactagtccttttgaggtatagcgcagatgtggctagcacttttccttgggtcgttacatatggtatcagagccatgccctagccggaagtgtgggccccacacgcgaggacgcgtgtgcccgtaaggggggtggattgtagtgacccaaaactGGGGTCttacattccatggaatcccacattgcctagggaagcacatgagaatgtgtttataaggaatgatttccctttaatgtgtagaggccttttccctaGCGCAACCTgaggaagaacaaaaccatgaggaGTATGGGCtccaaagtggacaatatctacacagttggggcggGGTCGTTACAATGTAGTACGGTAGATTTGGTAGACTAGCTCTAGGAACTAAATTAATGCAATGCTGGATGTCGCACATTAGTGGTAAACCTATAGGTAGCTCCTCTAGAAAAAGCTCCTCAAACTCCTTGATCAATGGTTGAATTGCCTCAGGTATCCACTTCCTTTGGCTCTCCATCTATCACCACTACTACATAAACTTGTTTTATCTCCTTACACTCTTTGTTAAACTAATCCTCATTATTAAATATGAGAAGAGATGGCTTCCCCTCCACTTTATAAGCTTTGGGTACACTACTATCCTTAATAGGACCAAAGACAATTTTTCTACCATTCTTAAAGAACACATATACAGTATCCTTACACCTATGAGTAGCATCTACAACATATTGCTAAGGTCTACCCAATATTAAATGACATGCATCCATTTCAATAACATCATAAAGGACTTCATCTACATAGCATTTACCCATAGAAAAAGTAACACAACATTATTGAGTAACAAGAGTTTCTATACCTTTCTTGATCCAATCTATTTTGTATGAAGAGAGATGCTTTTCTATCTTCATTCCTAGCTTGGTAACCAAACTCTTAGATGTGATATTCTCTACATTGCCACTGTTAATGATTAAATCATAGACCCTCTTAATGATGGTGCAACACACTTAAAAGATCTCATTCCGCTAATCAATGTAATCCACCCTTGGTGTGAGCAAAAACCTCTAAATCCCTAGGGATCTCCCTAATGGCATGCCTTCTTCATCATCTTGGATCTCATTGAGGTCATAGGCATATGAATCAACATCATTATACACCTATTTGCATTCTTGTTCACCTTCTGCCTCTCCTCTTCTGCCACTACCAAATTCAATACGACTCGTTTAGGGCAAGCACTAGATCGATGCCCTAGTTCTCCGTACCTGTAGCACTTATTCCCAGTTGGTTAAGTATAAGGGCTGGTGTTTGTTGTTACTTGTACAGCAGAACTTGCTACTGCCACTGTGGATTAGTTGACACTGCTATTCTCCCTAACTACAGGTTGTGATCGTGGTGTAAACGTGGGTTGTGCTATAGTCTCATTTAAAGTATTTAGGGTTTGTAAGGATACTTGATCGGATGGACATTTGCAGCCCgtataaaaatttgaatattcATTAATCTTCAATATCCTccaaatcacttttttttttttgagagagagagagaggaagagagagagagagagagagaacctccAAATCACTGTGGTTTACCAATCTATCAAACTCCTCCATGTACTCATTAACTATCTTGGTAACTTGCCTACAATTCTGGCACTATTTGAACAACTCATTCTAGTAATCTAGTAGTAAGAACCGATCTGCCATTAATCTCTTCATCCTCCTCCATGATCATATTGGAAACTTTCTCTCACAAGTATGATTTAACTAAACATGCTCCCACTAGGCAAATGCTCCTCCCTTCAACTTGTATGCTACCAAACACacctgtttttcttttaaagtacTCGTATAATCGAAAATTTTCTTAACCTCACTAACCCAATCCAAATACTTTTCAATGGAGACATTACCATTAAAAGATGGTAATTCTACTTTCATACGATAGTTCTCTTGCTCCTGATAATCTCGGCCATTATCCCTCGTAGGACCATAATGATTCCTAAGAACTCCTTCTACATACTCTTCATCCTCACAATTCTCTTCATTGTAGTCTTGCTGCATATTCCGATTTGGATCAcgattgggggggggggggggggggcacgTGCTAGATTATCACTTCACTCTTCATCATCACAATTAGGGTTTCGAGTAAGTAGGGAGGCAAGTGTTTCTTGAATCCGATCCAGATTCTGTTGGGTTAAATCATGAAACTATTGATTCTCATCATGAAAATTAAGGAACTCAACCCTAGTGAGGATTGTGTTGTCGACATCATTGCCATCATCGTTGTTGTGGTGGTCACCATCTCACTAATTAGCCATCAAACACGATGCTCtctttgatgaaaaaaaaaaaaagttagtttcTAGGTACTAAACCTTGTATCCACGAGGGGtttcttgaatccacaaggtgaTAAAACTAGAATCCaccaaagaagaaaattgacaaaGCATCtatgtttattgataatagtctaATTATCCTCTAAaggctacaaaacatataaatattaagaaaaacatCTAAAACTCTAATTTACACTAATTACGCAATTAGGGGTGCTTTTGGATGtagattaaaattataaattatttcactattcaacttatttttgttattattcataggccccactgcacttttacctttatctacagtattttcagcaataagttttcagtttcagcaaaataagtgataTCCAAATAGACTCTAGGTGAAAAAATACcgaaattttccaaaaaagacaaaattgagttaaatgcaaCCATAAACTACTGACCTTAAGGGTCATCCCAAAACAAGTGGGACTTTATTCTGATTTTTGagtaaaaagttattaaagaaacaaaaattactataaacGGTAAAATTGCAATTTTCAAGCCTAAATGGAGGAATTCGCCATTTTCAATGGGTACCTCATGGCAATGCAACGACTATTACTCAAAAGGCcattatctacaatatttttagcaaaaagttttcagtttcagcaaaataagtgatatccaaatagaccctagGTGAAAAAATACcgaaattttccaaaaaagacaaaattgagttaaatgcaaCCATAAACTACTGACCTTAAGGGTCATCCCAAAACAAGTGGGACTTTATTCTGATTTTTGagtaaaaagttattaaagaaacaaaaattactataaacGGTAAAATTGCAATTTTCAAGCCTAAATGGAGGAATTCGCCATTTTCAATGGGTACCTCATGGCAATGCAACGACTATTACTCAAAAGGCCATTTTGCTTCAGCCTGCCAAATTTCATACAATTCCAACTCTGTTGCCCAAATGATTTCTATTGGTGCCTTTTTGGCTTGCGCGATTTTAGGCGTGCTTGGGACTCCAAAAAGGCCATGGCGATCTGTCCTACATCACCCCAACACAACAGGTGTTTTTCCCCCCGTGTTCCTCATTCTAGTTGTTGCATAGACAAAAGTATATCAGTAAATACGATAAAAGTATTTGAATGCTTTCAATAATCGCATATTTTATTTTGCtaatttcttggctgaaaaTGTTTGTGCAACAGTCCCAATTTGTGTTACTCTGGCCAACCCCTTTACTGATTGTCAATTCTGTTTTCTAATATTGTGGGTTTCAAATTGTGTAATAGTAAAAAAGGTCACCCGGCAAAATTACTTCAGctatctctccctctctctcaggGACGAACCCAGGTACAAGGCTaagggggcccgggccccccctgggcccaaaaaaaaaaattagcaagtaaaatttttccaaaaaaaaaaaaaaggggcttgGGCTCCCCTGAAATTTTTGCTCCGGCCCCCCTTCCCCCAGCCCATCATCCGGCATAAACCCCCCTTCCCCTAGCCCATCATCTGCCCAGCTCAGATCAGAGCCCATCATCTGCCCAGCTCGatccacaacaacaacaacaaaaaaaaaaaaatctcagccCTCAGCAGTCCAAAACCAAACGgagaaagcaaaaaccaaagggaaaaaaagaaaaaaaaaagaaaaaaaaaagaaaaggaaagtgAGAGACCGAGAGGCGAGAGCTACGAGCGAGacggagagagacagagaggcaGCGCCGCAGCGGTGTCGCCGTGACGTCGTGACGGAGCAAGACAAGAGCGAGAAGTGCGAAGTGATAACCCAGCTTCGAGCAAGACCCACGCCGGCGAGAGCGAGACCCACGCCGGCAAGAGTGAGACGAGATCCACTTGCCACCGATTGCCGTTTCCCGATCTGCCCAGCCCAGCTTCGAGCTTTCACAGAATCGCAGTCCACAGAATCACAGGTATTTACTCTAACTctcatcttttccttcaaatttcaaaacctgATCTGAGATTCTGAGAATATTTCGAAACTGTGCTTGTGGTGTTTTGAGTGTTTCTTCAttcttgtttgtgttttggtgttttgaGTGCTTGTGGTGTTTTGGTGATTTGGTGCTTGTGCTGCGGCTGAACTGAACTGAACTAAactgtttgtgtttttttttttttttggggggggtttTGGCTTTGTGACTCTGTTTGTGGCTCTTGCATTATATAGATAAAAGATAGATAGAAAGAGTAAAGATTGTAGTgatagtcttttttttctttgttgaccGGTAGTTGGACATTAGTTGGACATAATAATAGGGAATAGGGAAAAGTGGAGTTGCTGCTGGGCAAAGGCAAGGGacaggggagaaaaaaaaacaaaaaaaaaaaaggtaaagttaagaaaagtttttgttagtagtGCTTGGCTGTCTGTAGTGGGATTCATTGGATATTTGGGTTAGTGGGTCACTGGGTCAGAATTAGGAAGATGAAGACAGAGACAACacaaagatacaaaaaacataaaagatataaataaaggaagagaCAACACAGAGGCATAAATAAAGGCAATTTAAACACAAAGACATTAAAGGCAGaccaaagacaaaaagaaaaaaaataaatcatataatataagaaattatcacacaaatttaaaaaaataacggtaattcttatataatttttattttatttgtagatcatgaaaaaatcaactacaatgcttgattttttcaaaagaaaaggttcaacttcaaattcttccGAAGTCAACGTGGAATTGCCAACAACTAATGTTGCTATTCCAATTCCGGAAAATGCGGATGTTCCAATCtctcaaacacaattttaaagAATTGACCTTGATTCTTTGGATTATGATCCCGGAACACGCAAACCAATATGGGAATATCATGTTAATCAACGTGATGAAATTCGACGGGCTTACATTAAAAAAGGTCCGCACCAACCTCCTCTAGagacatttaaaaaaagtggAAAGCACAATCGTAgctttcaagcttcttggtataaaaataattcaaaatggcTTGAATATTCTCCTACAACAAATGCAGCTTATTGTCTACCCTGCTTTGTCTTTCATAATCCAAATGTGGTTGTGGGACAAAATACATTTATTGTTGGTGGatttagaaattggaaaaagGTTGGGGGCAAAGATTGTTCTTTTCAAGTTCATATAGGAAAAGATCCTAACTCAGCTCATAGAGTTGCTGAGCAAATGTGTAAGGATTTGATGAACCAATCGCAGCATTTGCAAAGGGTAGTTGATCATTTCACTACTgaacaaattgcaaataatcGGTTGCAATTAAAGGCCACAATTTTTATTGTGCGATATCTTGCCTTTCAAGCTATAGCTTTTAGAGGTCGAGATGAAAGTTTTAGTTCATTAAATCGTGGGAACTTTCATGAATCATTGGGTATTGTGACTTTTTGGAATGAGAAGGTTgctgaaataatagaaaaagctcCAAAAAATGCAACCTACACATCACCTAGGATTCAAAAGGAAATTCTACATGTTTTCTCAGCCAAAGTGAAGAAGGCCATTCGAGAAGAAATTGGTGATGCAAAGTTTTGCATAATGGTTGATGAAGCTCGTAATGAGTCCATGAAAGAGCAAATGGCTGTGGTGTTTAGATATGTTGATGCAGAAGGCTTTGTGAAAGAAcgcttttttgggcttattcatGTTGTTGACACTGCAGCTTTGACTCTAAAGAAGGGGATATATTCTTTGTTATCTCAATATTgcttatatatacaaaatattcgaGGACAAGGATATGATGAAGCAAGCAACATGTGAGGTATGTGGAATGGATTacaagttttgattttgaatgattgTCCATATGCTTACTATATCCATTGTTTTGCACATCGCTTACAATTGACATTAGTAAAAGCATCAAAACAAGTTGATCCtattagtcatttttttcttacattgcTTTTTCTGATCAAAATTGTTAGTGTTTCATGCAAGCGCAATGAGCAATTGAAAGTTGCCAATGCTAATGAAATAGCACGTTTGATTGATCTTGAAGAGCTTGAGACTGGAAGTGGACTTAATCAAATTGGCACTTTACAACGACCTGGAGAAACACGTTGGAGTTCACATTTTAGATCAGTTTCTAGCTTATTAAGGATGTTTAGTTCAACTgttgaagttttacaaaatataattgatggTACAATTGATGGAGAAAATCGGGCAGAAGGAGAGTCAGCTTATGAAGGTTTaacttcatttgaatttgttttcatCTTGCATCTTGAGAAGGAAACTATAGAAATTACTGATAAActttgtcaagctttgcaaAGTCAATctcaagacattttaaatgccattttgacacaccaaaaacctactttactattttaccacatcattttacaatacaccatttatcaaatgttttattctttcattctaaacattaaaataatagatacaatacattaaaataatatatttactcaAAACCCAACAATATACAAACACAGAGCCCCGTGACATTCACCACCAACCAGGAACCAAGAACCACTACTACAACCACTGCCATAAACTACAACCACAATCACCGGTCctccaacaaattccaaatccaaaaaaataaataaataaataaataactcaaaTCCTTCAACAAAACCCCACCACACACAGCACAGCccgccaccaccacccacagGTACAACCCGCCACCACCAACAAAAATCCACCAaccgccaccaccacccaatactacttttaaaaaaatccccaaaatcaacacaaaactaTCCCCAAAAAAAGAGCTTGAAAATGAACCAACTCAcccacaatcacaatcacatgGAATCCATAaccgaagaaaaaaaaaaaaaaaaaaaaaagggagattAGAATCAGAGATCTCCACGGCGACGACCTCATCGATGACGTTGAACTCCACGACGATGGCCAATCTCAATGGCAGCGGCCTAGgcggagaaaaaaaaaaaagacaaagagagagagtgacagggaaaaaaaatagagaaggggtagagaaagtgacaaaaaagaaaaaagggggaaaaaagaaaagaaaagggagaggTGGAGGTtctggagaaagaaagaagaaaaaaaaaaaggaagagaggtgAGAACTGAGAAGATGAAGTGAGacggagaaagaaagaagaaaaagaaagagagagaagaaagagtcataaatgaagagagagaaatggaataaaaaggtttttttttagcACATCTTTCTATACTGTTCTAAAGATGGAACAATACTGTTCACgtgttgtaaggttgaatttattcaaccatctaattggctttattccgtgccaaatttgcttgtatttcagcatttagtaaccatgtatttaggtgggcttgttgtaagagtagtgagtgagatagagtaaagtttgctcaagaatgtgcaagaaaacagagactcgcagcttagcctcgcgggtgactcacggctgcaagccgccagacgcagcacacgtgccaagcatgccagaaggtgaacagtcatgctagctggagcactacaggacaaaacaggacaactggccatacggttatcttgcAACTgtatctcgcgactcagtcaagtcacaagaccaagccgcgagccagccctgttttgaaaaacctgacgtttcacatttctctctcaccctagtatatataccccttatacccacaaaagaaagagagcttccagagagaattttgagagaaaaaccctagagtaaaacaagattgattcatctacaatctttacataagtgcctcttcaaattcctcaactctcttcctttccattgccaaatccttaagaggctttttaccaaaaccttgttctcaccatatccattactgtgagagggttgtttggtgttttgggaagtagttaggaagaaaccaatcttcattggttgatgctatggtctagtagcggaatcctggaagctagaaaagaaaaaagttcggcgcaacctcgttggagcaagaagtttggagggcttaggtgcactgggtagattaggcttggagggtctattattgtccatgtatcccaactacattttctagtggattgtttactgcttggaggacggcggagaggttttacgccgagggcttaggtttcctcttcgataacacatcgcgtgttgtctttgtgtttgcatcttccttcccttttatctttaccttttattatctgttgtgggttgtgattttaatttggcttagatagtttttccaatttcatattatagcttatgttaattttccgcacactaattgtttgacataatgcttgaattgattaagttataatttgggggtctaaacgttcaagggtgtttttacactatttgaactttcacgtGTTGTCCAAATTTATAGGATATAGAACACCTCATGGGAatggttttttggtgtttggtgcgccaaatgccaaatatttggcatttggcacaccggATGAGAATGCTCTTCTATTTCATTTGATGAAAATGGCATGAGAAGTGGAGTGGGGAAGCACTATCAGAAAACATCTGTGCTATACAAGCAAACATGTTGTAAAATTTCCATGCCTCTCATTTTGGTTAAtatttctcttaaatttaattaataccGAAATATTGGGAAAGAATTCCGGATCTTATCCCCGAAATGCATATTATCATTTcataaaaattcatattatcatttcataaatttgcaacaTCCCTTAATAGTTCATTTTTATCaatataaattgatatatgaATAATGTGACACAATAACTACTTAGGACAACAACGGATGCCTATGGAAATAGgctcacatttagacaagttgTTGAGTacttcatccaaaaaaaaaaaaaaaaagttgttgagtacttctaaaatgaaaaattatataatactcTTGAATATACTATTCATTTGAAAGGAAGGAATACACATCTATTGTATTATTTGAGTACTTTATAAAAACCTAAATGCTTTAAATTTTTAAGCAAGTTTCATTAAAAGTA includes the following:
- the LOC115985834 gene encoding uncharacterized protein LOC115985834, whose product is MCKDLMNQSQHLQRVVDHFTTEQIANNRLQLKATIFIVRYLAFQAIAFRGRDESFSSLNRGNFHESLGIVTFWNEKVAEIIEKAPKNATYTSPRIQKEILHVFSAKVKKAIREEIGDAKFCIMVDEARNESMKEQMAVVFRYVDAEGFVKERFFGLIHVVDTAALTLKKGIYSLLSQYCLYIQNIRGQGYDEASNIVSCKRNEQLKVANANEIARLIDLEELETGSGLNQIGTLQRPGETRWSSHFRSVSSLLRMFSSTVEVLQNIIDGTIDGENRAEGESAYEARHKEIGSVVKALHAIERLAHVAPSTGNLHELNGGDGPKSMSGFWTLHRRLDIGDFHTDAILTVPFVSAEFVSEKV